The Solenopsis invicta isolate M01_SB chromosome 12, UNIL_Sinv_3.0, whole genome shotgun sequence genome window below encodes:
- the LOC105201764 gene encoding cleavage and polyadenylation specificity factor 73, with protein sequence MSTRKKNDAQVPAEESDLLSIRPLGAGQEVGRSCIMLEFKGKKIMLDCGIHPGLSGMDALPFVDLVEADEIDLLLISHFHLDHCGALPWFLQKTSFKGRCFMTHATKAIYRWLLSDYIKVSNIATEQMLYTESDLETSMDKIETINFHEEKDVFGIKFWAYNAGHVLGAAMFMIEIAGVKILYTGDFSRQEDRHLMAAEIPNIHPDVLITESTYGTHIHEKREDREGRFTNLVHEIVNRGGRCLIPVFALGRAQELLLILDEYWSQHSELHEIPIYYASSLAKKCMAVYQTYVNAMNDKIRRQIAINNPFVFKHISNLKGIDHFEDIGPCVVMASPGMMQSGLSRELFESWCTDAKNGVIIAGYCVEGTLAKTILSEPEEITTMSGQKLPLKMSVDYISFSAHTDYQQTSEFIRTLKPPHVVLVHGEQNEMGRLKAALQREYEDDPSTTMEIHNPRNTVAVELYFRGEKTAKVMGTLAMETPRPGQKLSGVLVKRNFNYHMLAPCDLSKYTDMSMSQVIQRQSVYFSASLPVLKHLLTQIAGSLEVVDDKKLRVFKNVDVTIDGKIVTMEWVATPVNDMYADSVLTAILQAEIMEQSPKVLPAPTKMDRMHFKECLIEMLQEMFGEDSVPKIFKGEKLYVTVDGKKAHIDLLNLEVTSKEDETFQQIVQTAVTKLHQSLAPPCDVI encoded by the coding sequence ATGTCGACAAGGAAAAAGAACGACGCGCAAGTGCCGGCCGAGGAAAGCGATCTGCTCTCGATTCGGCCTCTCGGCGCCGGCCAGGAAGTCGGCAGGTCGTGTATCATGTTGGAATTTAAAGGGAAGAAAATCATGCTGGACTGCGGTATCCATCCCGGCCTTTCGGGAATGGATGCCCTCCCATTCGTCGATCTTGTTGAGGCCGATGAGATCGACTTGCTATTGATCTCGCATTTTCACCTGGACCACTGTGGCGCGCTGCCCTGGTTCCTGCAAAAGACGAGTTTCAAAGGCCGCTGCTTCATGACGCACGCTACCAAAGCGATTTATCGCTGGTTACTGTCTGACTACATCAAGGTGAGCAACATAGCTACCGAGCAGATGTTGTACACGGAGTCCGATCTAGAGACCAGTATGGACAAGATAGAGACGATCAACTTCCACGAGGAAAAGGACGTGTTCGGGATCAAGTTTTGGGCGTATAATGCTGGCCACGTGTTGGGCGCTGCGATGTTCATGATAGAGATCGCCGGCGTGAAGATTCTGTACACGGGAGACTTCAGCCGGCAGGAGGACAGGCATTTGATGGCCGCTGAGATCCCAAATATCCATCCTGACGTGCTGATCACGGAATCCACATATGGCACACATATCCATGAGAAGAGAGAGGATCGTGAGGGCAGATTTACGAATCTTGTGCATGAGATTGTCAATAGAGGTGGCAGATGCCTGATTCCTGTATTCGCCCTGGGAAGAGCACAAGAGCTTCTCCTCATTCTAGATGAGTATTGGAGCCAGCACTCGGAATTGCACGAAATTCCGATTTATTACGCTTCCTCCTTGGCAAAAAAGTGCATGGCTGTTTATCAAACATATGTGAATGCTATGAACGACAAGATCCGACGACAAATAGCCATCAACAATCCATTTGTATTCAAGCATATCTCCAATTTGAAAGGGATTGATCATTTCGAGGACATTGGACCGTGTGTAGTAATGGCCTCGCCTGGTATGATGCAGAGTGGCTTGTCCAGAGAATTATTTGAATCTTGGTGCACAGACGCGAAAAATGGAGTGATAATAGCCGGTTATTGCGTGGAGGGTACACTAGCCAAGACCATTCTGTCGGAGCCAGAGGAGATTACAACTATGTCTGGTCAAAAGCTGCCGCTGAAAATGTCCGTCGACTATATATCATTTTCAGCACACACCGATTATCAACAAACGTCGGAATTCATACGTACTCTGAAACCACCGCATGTGGTGCTGGTGCACGGCGAACAGAACGAGATGGGTCGGTTGAAGGCGGCGTTACAGCGGGAATACGAGGACGATCCCAGCACCACCATGGAGATACACAATCCGCGGAACACGGTCGCGGTCGAACTCTACTTTCGGGGCGAGAAGACAGCCAAGGTAATGGGCACACTGGCGATGGAGACCCCCAGACCGGGGCAGAAGTTGTCCGGCGTGCTGGTCAAGAGGAACTTCAATTATCACATGCTGGCACCGTGTGACCTGTCTAAGTATACGGACATGAGCATGAGCCAGGTCATACAGCGGCAGAGCGTGTACTTCTCCGCGTCTCTACCCGTGCTGAAGCATCTGCTGACGCAGATAGCCGGCAGCCTCGAGGTCGTGGATGATAAGAAGCTGAGAGTGTTCAAGAACGTCGACGTTACGATCGACGGCAAGATCGTCACAATGGAGTGGGTAGCAACGCCGGTGAACGATATGTATGCGGATTCCGTTCTCACCGCAATCCTACAGGCTGAAATAATGGAGCAGTCACCGAAGGTTTTGCCTGCGCCCACCAAGATGGATAGAATGCACTTCAAAGAATGCCTTATTGAAATGCTGCAGGAGATGTTCGGCGAGGATTCTGTGCCCAAGATATTCAAGGGCGAGAAACTCTATGTCACAGTAGACGGTAAAAAGGCGCATATAGACTTGCTGAACTTGGAGGTTACGAGCAAGGAAGACGAAACCTTTCAGCAGATAGTGCAAACGGCGGTGACAAAGTTGCATCAATCGTTGGCGCCGCCTTGCGATGTAATATAG